A genomic region of Stenotrophomonas sp. NA06056 contains the following coding sequences:
- the mtnA gene encoding S-methyl-5-thioribose-1-phosphate isomerase encodes MNTASDLDYARYDHIRPILWTGDALQLLDQRKLPFVVEHVACHDSDEVAAAIHALTVRGAPAIGIAAAWGVVLAARDVQAADGAHALQQLEPALQRLNASRPTAVNLAWALARMRRCLSAAGADWKALLEAEAQAIAEEDLAANRHMGALGAGLIEAGSGVLTHCNTGSLATAGFGTALGVIRAGMAQDRIARVFAGETRPWLQGARLTVWELQQDGIDATLIADSAASHLMKTGAVQWVIVGADRICANGDTANKIGTYQLAIAARHHGVKFMVVAPSSTVDMDTVDGSQIEIEQRDPGELYGVGGTRTVAEGIAAWNPVFDVTPGELIDAIVTERGVILNPTAENMRAAFGG; translated from the coding sequence ATGAACACTGCCTCCGACCTCGACTACGCCCGCTACGACCACATCCGCCCGATTCTGTGGACCGGCGATGCCCTGCAACTGCTTGACCAGCGCAAGCTGCCGTTCGTGGTCGAGCATGTCGCCTGCCATGACAGCGATGAGGTCGCCGCTGCCATCCACGCCCTGACCGTGCGCGGTGCGCCGGCCATCGGCATTGCCGCTGCCTGGGGTGTGGTACTGGCCGCGCGAGATGTGCAGGCGGCCGACGGAGCGCATGCCCTGCAGCAGCTGGAACCCGCGCTGCAGCGGCTGAACGCCTCGCGCCCGACCGCAGTGAACCTGGCCTGGGCGCTGGCACGCATGCGACGTTGCCTGAGTGCTGCCGGTGCCGATTGGAAGGCGCTGCTGGAGGCTGAAGCACAGGCCATTGCCGAGGAAGACCTGGCCGCCAACCGCCATATGGGCGCGCTCGGTGCCGGCCTGATCGAGGCCGGTAGCGGCGTGTTGACCCACTGCAATACCGGTTCGCTGGCCACCGCTGGCTTTGGTACGGCGCTGGGCGTGATCCGCGCCGGTATGGCCCAGGACCGCATCGCCCGCGTGTTCGCCGGTGAGACCCGGCCGTGGCTGCAGGGGGCGCGCCTGACCGTATGGGAGCTGCAGCAGGACGGCATCGACGCGACCCTGATCGCCGACTCGGCCGCCTCGCACCTGATGAAGACCGGTGCCGTGCAATGGGTGATCGTGGGCGCCGACCGGATCTGCGCCAACGGCGATACCGCCAACAAGATCGGCACCTACCAGCTGGCCATCGCGGCCCGCCATCACGGGGTGAAGTTCATGGTCGTGGCGCCGTCCTCGACGGTGGACATGGATACCGTGGACGGCAGCCAGATCGAGATCGAACAGCGCGATCCGGGTGAACTGTACGGCGTGGGCGGCACCCGCACCGTGGCCGAGGGCATCGCGGCCTGGAATCCGGTGTTCGATGTCACCCCGGGCGAGCTGATCGATGCCATCGTGACCGAGCGCGGGGTGATCCTGAACCCGACCGCGGAAAACATGCGCGCCGCCTTCGGCGGCTGA
- the gyrA gene encoding DNA gyrase subunit A, which produces MAETAKEIIQVNLEDEMRKSYLDYAMSVIVGRALPDARDGLKPVHRRVLFAMNELNAHSNKPYFKSARIVGDVIGKYHPHGDQSVYDTLVRLAQPFSLRYMLVDGQGNFGSVDGDSAAAMRYTEARMSRLAHELMADIDKETVDFQPNYDEKELEPTVMPTRFPNLLVNGSAGIAVGMATNIPPHNLTESINACIALIDNPDIDIDGLMEFIPGPDFPTAGIINGTAGIIAGYRTGRGRVRIRAKADVEVADNGRESIIVTEIPYQVNKARLIEKIAELVKEKKIEGISELRDESDKDGMRIYIEIKRGESAEVVLNNLYQQTQMESVFGINMVALVDGRPQLLNLKQMLEAFVRHRREVVTRRTVFELRKARARAHVLEGLTVALANIDEMIELIKTSPNPGEARERMLARLWEPGLVGSMLGAAGAEASRPDDLPKGVGLIEGGYQLTEIQATQILEMRLHRLTGLEQDRLTEEYKQLLEVIAGLIHILEDPDRLLQVIREELINVRAEFGDERRTEIRHSEEDLDILDLIAPEDVVVTLSHAGYVKRQPVSAYRAQRRGGRGRSAASTKEEDFIEQLWLVNTHDTLLTFTSSGKVFWLPVYQLPEAGSNARGRPIINWIPLEPGERVQAVLPVREYADGQFVFFATKNGTVKKTPLGEFAFRLARGKIAINLDEGDALVGVGLTDGERDILLFASNGKTVRFGEDKVRSMGRTATGVRGIKMPAGEEVVSLIVAESAGGIEDENEDDNGVEEAIATGDALIEGADDANLRYILTATENGYGKRTPLPDYPRKGRGTQGVIGIQTTERNGKLVAAVLMGTDDEVLLISDGGTLVRTRGSEISRVGRNTQGVTLIRLSKDEKLQAVERMDASIDEDEDEVAVAAAAATDGAPAAASSEDAAQE; this is translated from the coding sequence ATGGCAGAAACCGCCAAGGAAATCATCCAGGTCAACCTGGAAGACGAGATGCGCAAGAGCTACCTCGATTACGCCATGAGCGTGATCGTGGGCCGCGCGCTGCCAGATGCGCGCGATGGCCTCAAGCCGGTGCATCGTCGTGTGCTGTTTGCGATGAATGAACTCAACGCGCACAGCAACAAGCCCTACTTCAAGTCGGCACGTATCGTCGGTGACGTCATCGGTAAGTACCACCCGCATGGCGACCAGTCGGTGTACGACACGCTGGTGCGATTGGCACAGCCGTTCTCGCTGCGCTACATGCTGGTCGATGGCCAGGGTAACTTCGGTTCGGTCGACGGCGACTCCGCCGCAGCGATGCGATACACCGAGGCGCGCATGTCGCGGCTCGCGCATGAGCTGATGGCGGACATCGACAAGGAAACCGTCGATTTCCAGCCCAACTACGACGAAAAGGAACTGGAGCCGACGGTCATGCCGACCCGGTTCCCGAACCTGCTGGTCAATGGTTCGGCCGGTATCGCGGTGGGCATGGCGACCAACATTCCGCCGCACAACCTCACCGAATCGATCAATGCCTGCATCGCGCTGATCGACAATCCTGACATCGATATCGACGGCCTGATGGAGTTCATCCCGGGCCCGGATTTCCCGACTGCAGGCATCATCAACGGCACCGCCGGCATCATCGCCGGTTACCGCACCGGCCGTGGCCGCGTGCGCATCCGTGCCAAGGCGGATGTCGAAGTGGCCGACAACGGCCGCGAATCGATCATCGTCACTGAAATTCCTTACCAGGTGAACAAGGCGCGTCTGATCGAGAAGATCGCCGAGCTGGTCAAGGAAAAGAAGATCGAGGGCATCAGCGAGCTGCGCGATGAGTCCGACAAGGACGGCATGCGCATCTACATCGAAATCAAGCGCGGCGAGTCGGCCGAGGTTGTGCTCAACAACCTCTACCAGCAGACCCAGATGGAATCGGTGTTCGGCATCAACATGGTGGCGCTGGTCGACGGCCGCCCGCAGCTGCTGAACCTGAAGCAGATGCTGGAGGCCTTCGTCCGCCACCGTCGCGAAGTGGTCACCCGCCGCACCGTGTTCGAGCTGCGCAAGGCGCGTGCCCGTGCCCACGTGCTGGAAGGCCTGACCGTTGCGCTGGCCAACATCGACGAGATGATCGAACTGATCAAGACCTCGCCGAACCCGGGTGAAGCACGCGAGCGCATGCTTGCGCGCCTGTGGGAACCGGGCCTGGTGGGTTCGATGCTCGGCGCCGCCGGTGCCGAAGCCTCGCGTCCCGATGACCTGCCCAAGGGTGTGGGCCTGATCGAAGGCGGCTACCAGCTGACCGAGATCCAGGCGACCCAGATCCTGGAAATGCGCCTGCACCGCCTGACCGGGCTGGAGCAGGATCGCCTGACCGAGGAATACAAGCAGCTGCTGGAAGTGATCGCCGGGCTGATCCATATCCTGGAAGATCCCGACCGCCTGCTGCAGGTGATCCGCGAAGAGCTGATCAACGTGCGTGCCGAGTTCGGTGACGAGCGCCGTACCGAAATCCGTCACAGCGAAGAAGACCTGGACATCCTCGACCTGATCGCCCCGGAAGACGTGGTGGTCACCCTGTCGCACGCTGGTTACGTGAAGCGCCAGCCGGTCAGCGCCTACCGTGCCCAGCGTCGTGGCGGCCGTGGCCGCAGCGCGGCGTCGACCAAGGAAGAGGATTTCATCGAGCAGCTGTGGCTGGTCAATACGCACGACACGCTGTTGACCTTCACCAGTTCGGGCAAGGTGTTCTGGCTGCCGGTGTACCAGCTGCCCGAAGCCGGTTCCAACGCCCGCGGCCGTCCGATCATCAACTGGATTCCGCTGGAGCCGGGTGAACGCGTGCAGGCCGTGCTGCCGGTGCGGGAGTACGCCGATGGCCAGTTCGTGTTCTTCGCCACGAAGAACGGTACGGTCAAGAAGACCCCGCTGGGCGAGTTCGCCTTCCGTCTGGCCCGCGGCAAGATCGCGATCAACCTCGACGAGGGCGATGCCCTGGTCGGCGTTGGCCTGACTGACGGCGAGCGCGACATCCTGCTGTTCGCGTCCAACGGCAAGACCGTGCGCTTCGGTGAAGACAAGGTCCGCTCGATGGGTCGTACCGCTACCGGCGTGCGCGGCATCAAGATGCCGGCCGGCGAAGAAGTGGTCAGCCTGATCGTGGCCGAGAGTGCTGGCGGCATCGAGGATGAGAACGAGGACGACAACGGTGTCGAGGAAGCCATCGCCACCGGCGATGCGTTGATCGAAGGTGCCGACGACGCCAACCTGCGTTATATCCTCACCGCCACCGAAAACGGCTACGGCAAGCGCACCCCGCTGCCGGACTACCCGCGCAAGGGTCGTGGCACGCAGGGCGTCATCGGCATCCAGACCACCGAGCGCAATGGCAAGCTGGTCGCCGCGGTGCTGATGGGCACCGACGATGAAGTCCTGCTGATCTCCGATGGCGGCACCCTGGTGCGTACCCGTGGCTCGGAAATCAGCCGCGTCGGCCGCAATACCCAGGGCGTGACCCTGATCCGTCTGTCCAAGGACGAGAAGCTGCAGGCGGTGGAGCGCATGGATGCCTCGATCGACGAGGACGAGGACGAGGTGGCTGTTGCTGCCGCGGCCGCGACCGACGGCGCACCGGCTGCTGCCAGCAGCGAGGACGCCGCGCAGGAGTGA